The uncultured Paludibaculum sp. sequence TTGATCATCTGGCCCAGTTCCTTCCGCTTCAGCTCCGGCAAATTGTAGCGGGTCATCAACTCGCTGGAACCTTGAATGGCGGTGAGCGGGGTTCGCATCTCGTGGGCCACGAAGTGAAAAGCCTGCTGGTAGCGGGCCGTGGTAGCCTCACTCACCACCAGACGGCGGCGCACGTAGAAATACTGGAAGCCCGCGCAGCTCAATACGCCCAGCCACGACGCCGCCACCGGCGCGAAGGCGTCCAGGATGAGCCCTCGCGTGAAGAAGGCGTAGGGCACCAGATGAGCCAGCAGCAGCAGAACCGCGGCGCAGACAATGGCCACCCAACCACGCAGGAACGTGAAGATCACCGCCGCCAGGGCCACGGTCACCAACGCGAGCAGCATCGGGACAAACGGACCCAGTTCGTAGAGAAGATCGCCGGTGGCCATGGTCTCGAAGGCCTGCAGGTGAATCTCGACGCCGGGCATCGGCAGACCGCCCGAGAGAGGGGTGAACAGGCGGTCTCTCACGGCGGATTGCGCCGTGACTCCGACAAAGACGACCTTGCCGCGCAGACGTTCCAGATCGCGGCCAGCTATGACGTCGTCCATGGAAACACGGGCAACAGACGCCGCGTTGCGGTATCGGACCCAGAGAGGCCGGCCATCGTCCCAACGGGAAGCGATGGTCGTTGAGCCCACCGAGACGTCGGTCGGAGAACTCTCAATAAACTTCGCCTGCTTGTAGAGCCGCAGCGCCTCCAAGGACAAAGCCCATCGGCGAGTGTGGCCGCACACGCGCTCAAGCGTGATGCGCCGGTTGATCTCGTCCTGGGGCCCGGCCAGCGCATGGACATGACCCAAGGCCGCGTTGGTGCGGAAGAGATCGACGGGGTCCTGCCAGCCGGAACAGCCGCCCGCATCCGGCTCCATCTCACAACCCAGAACCAACCCGGGCGTCCTCCGAAACGCAGCTTCCAGTGCCGCGTCGGCCTCTCCACCGGGATCGGTAAGTGTCAAATCGATGGCCACCACCCGGGGCGGCGCCTTGGCCATCTGATCCAACGCCTGCGTGAGAGCAGGCCTCATGCCGGCTATCCCGCCATAACGATGCAGGGTGCGCTCGTCAAAGGCGAGCAGTACGGCTCCGGCGTCAGCCCGTTCGGTGGGCCGCACCCGAAAGATGAAGTCATAGACGTTGTTGTCGAACTGAGCGGCCAGCGCGGTCCACGACACCAGCATCGACACGGCCGCCGCCCCGACGGCCAGCAGGCCGTAGGCAACGCCCGGTGTGATGCGTCTCGTCATCCTGCGGCGATTCCTTCCAGTTCAGCCGGACTGTCGGGCGCGGCGTGGGCGCCCATCAATCACGGCGCAGCGACTTCAGCTTGCGCTCTTGAATCGCTTGCGGAGCCAGGCTCCGGTCAAAGCCATACAGAGTGTCTTCCCACGAACCGTAGGAGGAGTTAGGCAGGATGATCCAGCGCTCGCCCCACCAGGACTCGTATGGCTTCGCTTTGGTGGCGCGTTCCGCCACCGTGAGTCGGGCCGGGATGAAGTCGTTCAGATCGTCACCGCAGAGCAGGATGATGCGGTAGTATTTCGCGATGAGCGCTCGGCGGATGCCCTTGTCGGAGGTCCACTCCGGCTTTTCCCCAGCCATCATGACGGTATCGCCAATGTCGCCGAGAGCCGCGGCCTTCAGCGGAAAGCCCTCCGCTTCGAGATTGGCACGGGAGTTGGCCTCTTCCTTCGGGCCCCGGTTCGTCACGTAGAAGACCGTCACTCCCCTTGAGGCGGCTTCACGCAGAAACTCGGCCGCGCCGGGAATGGCCTTGGCTTTGCGTTCAGAGGTCCACTTCATCCAGGCATCCATCGTGTAACGGCCGTTGCCATCGAGAAGAAAACGCGCCTGCCCAGGCGAGTTGTCGAGCACGGTCTCGTCGATGTCGACGATGATGGCGGGCGGTAACTTCCTGAAGTTGCCGGTCTGTTCGACGGCGGCGGTCCACTTCTTATCCTTCAGCGCCCTGGGCAAGGAGAGGCGCGCTGACCGCCATGCCTGCAACGCGTTACCGCGGAACTCCACCGAGGTCTGGGTCCAGGCCACGCTGTTGAGGGCATCCGTTACCTGGGCGGGCAGCAGGGCCGGGTAGGTGAACAAGGCCAGGGCGAGGAGACGAAGGTTGAGATTCATGGTGAATAAGGAGGCCAAACGACGATTATGCGACTGGGGCGGGTGTCCGTGCCAGTCAGTGAACGGATGGAAAAAGGGAACGCCCCGCGCGGCTCATCACCGTGCGGGGCGTCTGGAGTTCAAACCGGATTGGCTTACAGGCCCTTTTTCGCAAGGAAGACGCAGAGGTCGACAACGCGGCAGCTATAGCCCCACTCGTTGTCGTACCAGGACACAACCTTGGCCAGGGTCCCACCGATGACCTTCGTAAGCCCACCGTCGACGATGGACGAATTCGGGTTCTTCAACATGTCGGTGGAGACCACCGGATCGTCGGTGTAGGCCAGGATGCCCTTCAGCGGGCCTTCCGCGGCGGCCTTCAGTTCGGCGTTGATGGCTTCGGCGGTGGTGGGCGTGTTCAGGATGACCACCAGGTCGACCACGGAGACGTCGGGCGTCGGCACGCGCATGGCGTAACCGTCGAGCTTACCCTTCAACTCGGGCATCACCAGGGAGATGGCCTTGGCGGCGCCGGTGGAGGTGGGGATCATGTTGATGGCGGCGGCACGGGCGCGGCGCAGATCCTTGTGCGGGAAGTCGAGAACGTTCTGGTCGTTCGTGTAGCTGTGGATGGTGGTCATCGAACCACGATCCACACCGAACTTCTCGTGCAGGACCTTCACGAAGGGCGCCAGGCAGTTCGTGGTGCAGCTCGCGTTGGAGATGATGTTGTGCTTGGAGGCGTCGTACTTGTCGTCGTTCACGCCGAGCACGAGGGTGATGTCTTCGTTCTTCGCGGGCGCGGAGATGATGACCTTCTTGACGGTACCCTTCAGGTGGGCCTTGGCCTGCTCCGCGTCGGTGAAGCGGCCGGTGGATTCGATCACGATTTCGGCGCCCAGGCTGGACCAGTCGATCGCGGCGGGATCCTTGCTGGAAAACACCTTGATAGCCTTGCCGTTGACGACGATGGAGTCCTCGGTGGCCTTGACTTCGGCGTGCAGGGGACCCAGCACCGAGTCGTACTTCAGCATGTGCGCCAGGGTCTTGGTATCGGTGAGATCGTTCGTGGCGACGAATTCGATGCCCGGATTGTTGATACCCGCGCGCAGGACATTGCGTCCGATGCGGCCGAACCCATTGATCGCGACTTTGACAGCCATTTAAGGAGTAACCTCTCTCTTAGTAGGAATGAAACGCTCAACCCCAGCATACCAGAACGGGACGTTTCAGTTCGATTTCCGAGGCAGTTGATATGTCAGAGGAGCTCAATGGAGGGTCAGAGGAGGGACAGACAGGAGTTGGCCGGCCCCGGCGCGTCACAACCGCCTGAGCGGCTGGAAGGTCGGAACCGGCCGGTGGTTCGCCTAGTCTTCAGGCACAATCAGGACGTCGCCGGGGTGGATGACCGACTTCTCATCCTTCAGCTTCCCCGGGTTGGCGGCGATGATCTTTGGATAGAGAGCCCCGTTGCCAAGATGATGCTGGGCAATCTTCCAAAGTGAGTCGCCGGCGACGACGGTGTAGGTACGCACCGGTTCCGGCAGACTGGCATCAATGGCGATCTCGCACTGCAGGTCGGCAAAGATAGGATCGACTGCCTTGATCTGATTCCAGACCTTATTGCGAATCTTCTCGGAAGGCGCCGCGCCCGTCATCACCAGCTTGTCGTTGGCCACGTGGAGGTGGTCCAGACGGACATTGTTCTTGGGAATGAGGTCGAGCACGGAAGCGTATTTCTTTTTGAAGTCGTCCAGTGTAGGCATGCAACCCTCCAGATTGGGAATGAGGCCATCGTAGCAAGCGGAAGCCGAACCTCGAAAGGTTGCGGAGTGGCGAGGGACAGACTACAATCAAAGGGTTGAGGGCGCCTCCCGAGCGCCTCATTCCTCTGTTCGTAGTCGGGGCGTGGCTCAGCCTGGTAGAGCGCCTGGTTCGGGACCAGGAGGCCGGTGGTTCGAATCCACTCGCCCCGACCAACCTTTTCAAACACTCACAGACACTCCTTCATTAGGAATCAGGGGCCAAACAGCGTCCGTCGTGGACCCTACTCTGCCCCGGGTTTTGCACTCTGTTGGTCGTTGCCCCGTGTTTTGATCGGCTTGCTGTCTGACGGCTTCTACGACCCCTTGGGCTCATACCAGGAGGTGTGGTGGTGCACCCGACGGATAGCCGCTTTGTTACCGGTGTGCTTCAAACCCGGATCAGCGCCCCACGACTATCTTGGCGCCGCAGTCTCACGAGGAATCCGAAGTAAAGCAGGCTGCAAATCAATGGCGGTCCGAACCAGATCCAGCGTTCAACTGCCAGCAGGAAGCTGCCCCTACCGTCGGAGCCTCTGAACGAGAATATATCCGCCAGACGGACCGGATGCCCGGCCTGACGATCCAGTTCCGCAATCGTGGCGAGGTCGAAATTCTTGCCAGTGCGGGTGTCCAAAACGAAGTAGCCTTCTTTATCGCTGTACGCCCCAAAAACGAACGGACCATCCACAGCTACCCTTGAAACCCATCCGTTCACGGAGTGTGGAACAGTTATCGAATCGTTCTGGATCATGCCGTAAGTCGGCATCTTCGCCATCGCCTTGAGCGTGTAGCCATTAGGTAAGCGCTCGTAGAGGTCGCCAAAGAAGATCCTGTCGCCCTCGCCGGGGATAGACAAAGCAAACACGACCGCGCATGCCACCATATATGCGGCGAAGATCGGCGGGAGGCACACAGCGGCCCATCGGAACTTTCGAAATTCTCTGCGCGACCGCAGGATCAGCCAGGCGATGCCACCGTACACGCAACCGATGAGAACGGACAGCGCGAAAAACAACACGCCTGCGATCAAGAGACCGATGAACTCCACGAACGTTATCTCAACCTCTTTCGCGCGGGCCGGGAGAACAGGGCCTCGCTCTTTTCACAAACAATTCTCTCAGAAGTTGTTCACGGTTGACCATGCACGCGGCTCGGTTGCGTAGCGGTAATACGCGTCGTGATCTTCAGAGGCTGTAGTAGTGCTGGCGTAGTGCTCCTATATGGCGATTCTGTAATCCTGTCTGAGCAACATATTTTGGACGAGGATTTCGGAACGTGGACGCGACCGCGCGTGCGCGCGAAGGCACTTGGATCACCAGCGTGGGAATCAGGGTCCAAACAGGGTCCAATGGCGGCCCGATTCGCCTCATATTCGCCTTTAGGGTCCAATATAGGATCCAAACAGAAGACGTACAACTTTTTTATTTTCAGTAAACTCTGCTTGTAAGTTGTTGATGTATCTTGGTTCGGGACCAGGAGGCTGGTGGTTCGAATCCACTCGCCCCGACCAAATACTCCTTTCCTTTGGCCCTTTCTCGACTCCTCAGCACAATCCGTCATCCGGCAACCTCCCATCGTGCACCGCGCCCCCGCCCAGCCAGCCGGACTTGGCTAGCCTTCTTCATCTCTGCCAGCACTTTCTTGATGAGTTGCGGACTGGCCGACGGCAGTTGCGCCGCCATGTCAGCCAACGTGAAAGGCTCCACTTGGCTAAGCACGGTCCGGCGCACAAGTTCGCTCTTGGCTGGCCGCGCCTCGACCGATTCAACCTGGTACTCCAACTCTTTGTAGGCGCGCCGCAACGTGCCGAGGAAATAGTTCCACCACGGGATGATCTCGTTCGTTCCCTCGTGCCAACTGTCTGAGCACAGCTTGAGAACGCGGTAGTACTCGTCTTTGCTTTCTTCGATGAGCCGTTCCAGGCTGATGTACCGAATTACTTGAAAACCGTGCGCCTCGAGTAGCAACGAAGTCGCAAGTCTGGAGACGCGGCCATTGCCGTCGCGGAAGGGGTGAATGCAAAGCAGATCAAAAATGAACGTCGCCACCATCAAGAGGGGAGGAATGCGCTCGTCATCCATGGCGGCACGATACCGGCGGCACAACGTCTCCACCGTCGCAGGCGTCTCCCTGGCAGAAACGGGAACGAAGCGAACGCTACGCTCGCCACTCGGCAGGATCTCGATAACCTCGTTGTCGCGTCTCTTCCACTCGCCCGCGTCTCCCGACGATCCGCCTTGGGCAAGGGCATGCAAGCGACGAATCACATCGGGAGTGACCCGGACGGGGTTCTTTCGCGAGTAGATCCAATTGAGGGCCGTTCGATACCCTGCAAGTTCCTCTTCGGAGCGGTCGCGCGGCCGGGCCCCTCCAATCACCAGAGGGCGCAACCGATTCGCCTCGACCGTGACGCCCTCAATCCGATTTGACGATTCGGCACTCTGAATGATTGCCTGCTCCCGTAGTACTTCGAGGACTTCAGGCTTCTGCCTGAGCCAGAGGTCCTGCCTTCCGCGTGCCTCCATGCACGCGCCGAGAAGCCACCCAGTCCCGATCGGGATCCGCAGGTCGGCCAGTCTGTTGGGGTCAAGTGTTAACATATCCAAAACAGCTTGGTAGCCTAATAATAGCCGATTACCGGACGGGTAGCCAATTCGGCTTTGTCCTTTCTTGCCCTTCTCTTACACCGATGTCGCGTCCACATTGAAACAGGGCATCGGGATCACCCTCGAAATCACCTCAGTTGCAGGTGTTCACGAAGCTGGTTGGTGTGATCTCGGCCCCCGCCGACAACGACCGCGGCATGCGGAGCTCACGCTCCTCGAGAGGGCGATCAATGGCGCAGAACTCCTAATACTGGTACTCGTTCATCGTCCACCCCTCCGCCAATAGCGGTAGGCCGCAACCCATTCGGCCCCTTCCGGAGGTGGCGCGGGGAGTGGCAGATCCAGAATCGAAAGGCGTTGCGTCTCTTTTCCGCGGCGACAGACCACGACGATCTCGTCCGCCTCGGTCATGTCGACCTTCGTGACGATGACTTCGACGCCAAGGACCGTCGTAGTGAAAGGAAGGTGGAGGTGTTCGTCGATCATCGTGAAGAAGCCGCCAACCTGTTCGGACTCTCCGTTGGCATCAATGGTCGCGTCTTCAACCATGCTTTCGAGCCTGCTCTTGCTGAGTTTCGGCGCTTGGCCCGCTGGCACCGTTCTCATGGATCGCTTTCGCGGCGGATTCATATTGACCTCAATGCCCTGATTATCAACCAGCCGCCTCGCGCGCGACACAGCGACGCGGCCTAGAGTAGTCGCCTGCACGGGGCACGGGCACACCATCGGGGTTGGTCCGCAACAGTTCACCTTGCCGCAGTCGGCCCCCCGCTGCCGCGTTCCCGTGCCACGCAAGCTCGTCGTGTCATGCTAGCAAGCGAACTCATGCTGAACCGCCGGGCCTTCTGCCTCTCTGCCCTGAGCGCCGCGTCCCCCGCGGCATCCCGCCACTACCACGTCTGCCTCTCCGTCGATGCTCTGGACAAGAACCCGGAACTCCTGGAGACGATCCGGACCGCCGGTGTCCAGACAGTCTGGTTGGCGGGCTTCCTGTACGGGCATTGGTACTACACACCAGAAAGAGTAGCCGCGTGGGCCGTGCGGATCCGCAAGATGGGCATGACCGCGGAGGTGGTGCATGTGCCGCTGGGGCATCCCGGCGATTCGCTCGGCGCTCAGATCGGCGAGCCCCCGCTTACGCCACCAGCGCATTGGCGGCAGGGAGTGAAGGCAGACGGTACCCGGCATTGGGGCACGTCGCTGCATGCGCCGGCCACTGAGGAAAACGTCGCCGCCATGCGCCGCTGGCAGGGCACCGGCATCCGGAGCGTCTTCCTCGACGACGACTTCCGGCTGGCGACAGGGCCGGGCACCATTGGAGGCTGCCATTGCGACAGCCATTGGGCGAGCTTCCGCCAGCGCGGCGGGTACGGCGAGAGTACGCGCAACGTCCTGCTGCAGGATCTGCAAACACGGTCCTTGACGCCTCTGGTGCGGGACTGGATCGATTTCCATTGCAGTGAGCTCACCAACTGCTTCAGGCAGTTGGCAGCCGCGCAACGAGGCGTCGAAGCAGGAGTCATGGTGATGTACCTCGGCGCGGAAAAGGCAGGCATCCGGTTGGCCGACTACCGGCGCACGCCATTCCGGGTGGGTGAACTGATGTTTGATGACCGGCATTTTGAGCCCGTGAAAGGCAAGGCCGACGAACTGTTCAGCGCTCTCTTCCACCGCCGTTTCGCGGCACCCGAACTCAGCTTCAGCGAAACAACAGCATTCCCGGCCGACCGATTGTCTTCCAGAAACATGGCGGCCAAGCTGGCTGTGTCAACGCTGAGCGATGTACGCCACACGATGTTCATGAGCGGACTGACGCCCTTCCCCGCGAGCCATTGGGGCACGCTGGCACCGGCCATGCACCGGCATGCGGAGTTGCATCGCCGCGTCGCGGGCTTGCGGCCAGAAGGGCCCCTAAAGCACTACTGGGGCGACTGGAGCCGGATGGTGGGTCGGGATGAGCCGTTCAGCCTGTTCCTCGCGCTCGGAGTGCCCTTTGAAGTCTGCGACGACGTGCCGCGCGAAGGCTGGACCTTCCTCTCCGACGACGACGCGAAGGGCGTCCAGAAGGCCGGCGGGACTCGCCTGATCACGCGGCGCGATGTCGCGGAGACGCTGCCCGAATTGTTCGCCTGGCGCCGCGCGATTCTGCGCGAGTTGGGCACAACGCCCTATGTGGTGGAAGAGGCGCCGGTGGTCTGCTCCTGGCTCAGAACGGCTCGACTGGCGCTGATCTGGAATCTGAGCGATGAAGCCAGGAGGCTGACGATCCGCCATGGTGATTGGCAACGGGCCGTGGAGACGGGACCGCTGGCCCTGGAACTGGTGGAATTAGGCGATCCAGGCAAGGCCGCCAGCAGAGGCTGAGCGCCCCGTGCATCCCGCTATGGCCTGACCCGCCCTTGACCCTGTGTACACCTTCCATCGCAACCCTCGGCGAAAATCCCTTCGCCTCCGCGTTCGTAATATGATGGGTCCACACTCAGGAGGACCATGCACGGGATGGCATGGGCAGCCGGATGGCTGCTACTACTGGGAGGCTCCACCGCAGTCTGGGGACAGGCCGCTCAGAAAGACAATACCGATCTGGACCGAAGGTTCGCGGAAACCGTCCGCCCCTTCGTGGCGACGTACTGCGTCACCTGCCACGGTGGCAAAGCCCCTGCCGCCCAACTGGATCTCCGTGCCTACTCCAGCGTGGGCGACGTCGTCCGCGACTTTCCACACTGGAGTGGCGTCCAGGCCAAGCTGACGGCTGGCCAGATGCCCCCGCCCGGCACGAAACAGCCGCCCGCGGAAGCACGCCAGTCCGTCATCGATTGGATCGGGACTCTCGGCACGCGAGAGGCCCGGAAGAATGCGGGCGACCCCGGAGTCGTCCTGGCCCGCCGCCTGAGTAACTCCGAGTACAACTACACCATCCGCGATCTCACGGGCGTCGATCTCCGGCCGGCGCGTGAGTTCCCCGTCGATCCGGCCAACACCGCCGGGTTCGACAACTCCGGCGAATCGCTCACCATGTCACCCGCGCTGCTGAACAAGTATCTGCAGGCGGCTCGCGAAACGGCGAATCACGTGGTGTTCACGCCCGATGGTTTGAGCTTCGCGCCCTTTCCGATGCTGGTCGAGACCGACCGTGAGAAGTACGCCATCCAGAGGATCGTCGACTTCTATCAGAAGCAGCCGACGGACTACGCCGACTACTTCGAGGC is a genomic window containing:
- a CDS encoding LysM peptidoglycan-binding domain-containing protein; the encoded protein is MPTLDDFKKKYASVLDLIPKNNVRLDHLHVANDKLVMTGAAPSEKIRNKVWNQIKAVDPIFADLQCEIAIDASLPEPVRTYTVVAGDSLWKIAQHHLGNGALYPKIIAANPGKLKDEKSVIHPGDVLIVPED
- a CDS encoding Fic family protein: MLTLDPNRLADLRIPIGTGWLLGACMEARGRQDLWLRQKPEVLEVLREQAIIQSAESSNRIEGVTVEANRLRPLVIGGARPRDRSEEELAGYRTALNWIYSRKNPVRVTPDVIRRLHALAQGGSSGDAGEWKRRDNEVIEILPSGERSVRFVPVSARETPATVETLCRRYRAAMDDERIPPLLMVATFIFDLLCIHPFRDGNGRVSRLATSLLLEAHGFQVIRYISLERLIEESKDEYYRVLKLCSDSWHEGTNEIIPWWNYFLGTLRRAYKELEYQVESVEARPAKSELVRRTVLSQVEPFTLADMAAQLPSASPQLIKKVLAEMKKASQVRLAGRGRGARWEVAG
- a CDS encoding CHASE2 domain-containing protein, encoding MTRRITPGVAYGLLAVGAAAVSMLVSWTALAAQFDNNVYDFIFRVRPTERADAGAVLLAFDERTLHRYGGIAGMRPALTQALDQMAKAPPRVVAIDLTLTDPGGEADAALEAAFRRTPGLVLGCEMEPDAGGCSGWQDPVDLFRTNAALGHVHALAGPQDEINRRITLERVCGHTRRWALSLEALRLYKQAKFIESSPTDVSVGSTTIASRWDDGRPLWVRYRNAASVARVSMDDVIAGRDLERLRGKVVFVGVTAQSAVRDRLFTPLSGGLPMPGVEIHLQAFETMATGDLLYELGPFVPMLLALVTVALAAVIFTFLRGWVAIVCAAVLLLLAHLVPYAFFTRGLILDAFAPVAASWLGVLSCAGFQYFYVRRRLVVSEATTARYQQAFHFVAHEMRTPLTAIQGSSELMTRYNLPELKRKELGQMINSESKRLAKMITTFLDVEKLEAGQLELRRATFPLQELVDTCYQRAMPLAERKQIRITSEVPDDLIVNADRELLEYAVYNLMTNAVKYSAPETDVLITAAPNSSGVSISVRDHGMGMDAGEVKNLFRKFYRTRRAEQSGEVGTGIGLSVVQQIVVLHGGHVEVESAPGAGSTFTVVLPSTLH
- the gap gene encoding type I glyceraldehyde-3-phosphate dehydrogenase, whose product is MAVKVAINGFGRIGRNVLRAGINNPGIEFVATNDLTDTKTLAHMLKYDSVLGPLHAEVKATEDSIVVNGKAIKVFSSKDPAAIDWSSLGAEIVIESTGRFTDAEQAKAHLKGTVKKVIISAPAKNEDITLVLGVNDDKYDASKHNIISNASCTTNCLAPFVKVLHEKFGVDRGSMTTIHSYTNDQNVLDFPHKDLRRARAAAINMIPTSTGAAKAISLVMPELKGKLDGYAMRVPTPDVSVVDLVVILNTPTTAEAINAELKAAAEGPLKGILAYTDDPVVSTDMLKNPNSSIVDGGLTKVIGGTLAKVVSWYDNEWGYSCRVVDLCVFLAKKGL
- a CDS encoding HAD family acid phosphatase, which translates into the protein MNLNLRLLALALFTYPALLPAQVTDALNSVAWTQTSVEFRGNALQAWRSARLSLPRALKDKKWTAAVEQTGNFRKLPPAIIVDIDETVLDNSPGQARFLLDGNGRYTMDAWMKWTSERKAKAIPGAAEFLREAASRGVTVFYVTNRGPKEEANSRANLEAEGFPLKAAALGDIGDTVMMAGEKPEWTSDKGIRRALIAKYYRIILLCGDDLNDFIPARLTVAERATKAKPYESWWGERWIILPNSSYGSWEDTLYGFDRSLAPQAIQERKLKSLRRD